In one window of Ruminococcus albus AD2013 DNA:
- a CDS encoding EamA family transporter, producing MWFLLALGSAIFAALTSILAKIGIEGVGSNLATAIRTMVVVIMAWGMVFITHQQAGIKDISQKCWVFLILSGLATGASWLCYYKALQMGDASKVVPIDKLSVVITLILAFVFLHEEFTFKSVMGCILIGAGTLLMVL from the coding sequence ATGTGGTTTTTATTAGCGCTTGGTTCGGCAATCTTTGCCGCACTGACATCAATATTGGCAAAGATAGGAATTGAAGGTGTCGGATCGAATCTGGCTACTGCGATCCGTACAATGGTTGTTGTTATCATGGCATGGGGAATGGTATTTATTACTCATCAGCAAGCAGGAATAAAAGACATTAGCCAGAAATGTTGGGTTTTCCTGATTCTGTCCGGCCTTGCTACTGGTGCCTCATGGCTTTGCTATTACAAGGCCTTGCAGATGGGAGACGCTTCAAAAGTCGTCCCGATTGATAAGTTGTCCGTTGTCATTACGCTGATACTGGCGTTTGTTTTTCTGCATGAAGAATTTACTTTTAAGTCAGTGATGGGGTGTATCCTGATTGGAGCCGGAACATTGCTGATGGTTCTGTGA
- a CDS encoding recombinase family protein: MKRTTKTNDGITAIYVRRSVSDKDKGNNSLSISAQKEECIRFVGECDYRIYCDDGKSGKDVMHRPAFMQMMSDAREGLISRIIVKKYDRFSRNMREYLNITDELDRYGVTVYSLSEPFNTETKEGRMMRNNLLNFAEFERETIAARVADAFQTKARETGFYQGGKVQFGYTPERRTINGKTGSVLVPSENAEAVRVAYDLYQHPENSLTDIIRYMTENGINASRPTPRTKTGISNLDRSHLSRILENPLYVRADKEVYRYFLSKGYEMLDDIEAYDGIHGLFVHAGLDDTHFVKVAYHEGLVPAETWLRVQDRKSHQSKFPTNGKAMNSWLVGMVKCACCGYAMHFNHCANRKGVVYHRFIDYGKFTLNGCPTPPIQLKPRQVEDAVLKEMQKRIEQLKIAKREDSKPDIETESIKTEIIRIDGEIQKLMEKLADADSVLFDYIQKRVSALHEQKSELDKKMQTMCRKRKAIDTKPLEEPMKQWDKLTVQEKHDVAAAMIDVVLISDETGIEVKFSI, encoded by the coding sequence ATGAAAAGAACAACTAAAACAAATGACGGTATCACGGCTATCTATGTACGCCGTTCCGTCAGCGACAAGGATAAGGGCAACAACAGCTTGTCCATTTCCGCACAGAAGGAGGAGTGTATCAGGTTTGTGGGAGAATGCGATTATCGTATCTATTGCGATGACGGCAAGTCGGGCAAAGATGTGATGCACCGTCCCGCATTTATGCAGATGATGAGCGATGCCCGTGAGGGGCTTATCAGCAGAATTATCGTGAAAAAGTATGACCGTTTCAGCAGAAACATGAGGGAGTATCTTAACATCACGGACGAGCTTGACCGCTACGGTGTGACCGTCTATTCGCTCTCTGAGCCGTTCAATACGGAGACAAAAGAGGGACGTATGATGAGGAACAATCTGCTGAATTTTGCGGAGTTTGAGCGTGAGACGATCGCCGCAAGAGTGGCTGATGCTTTCCAGACTAAGGCAAGAGAAACGGGCTTTTATCAGGGCGGTAAAGTTCAGTTCGGCTACACTCCTGAAAGACGGACTATTAACGGCAAAACAGGCTCGGTGCTTGTTCCCTCGGAGAATGCTGAGGCGGTGCGTGTGGCGTATGACCTGTATCAGCACCCTGAGAACTCTCTGACCGATATTATCCGCTACATGACAGAGAACGGTATCAATGCTTCAAGACCGACACCACGCACGAAAACAGGCATTTCAAATCTTGACAGGTCACACCTGAGCCGTATTCTTGAGAATCCGCTGTATGTCCGTGCGGATAAAGAAGTGTATCGTTATTTTCTTTCCAAAGGATATGAAATGCTTGACGATATTGAAGCCTATGACGGTATTCACGGTTTGTTCGTTCACGCCGGGCTTGATGATACGCATTTCGTCAAGGTAGCCTACCATGAGGGGCTTGTGCCTGCGGAAACGTGGCTGAGAGTTCAGGACAGGAAGTCGCACCAGAGCAAGTTCCCGACAAACGGCAAGGCTATGAACTCTTGGCTTGTGGGTATGGTGAAATGTGCCTGCTGTGGCTATGCGATGCACTTCAATCACTGTGCGAACAGAAAAGGTGTGGTGTATCATCGCTTCATCGACTACGGCAAGTTCACGCTGAACGGCTGTCCCACTCCGCCCATTCAGTTAAAGCCGAGACAGGTCGAGGACGCTGTGCTGAAAGAAATGCAGAAGCGTATCGAACAGCTCAAAATCGCAAAGCGTGAGGACAGCAAGCCCGACATCGAAACGGAGAGTATCAAGACGGAGATCATTCGCATTGACGGCGAGATACAGAAGCTCATGGAAAAGCTCGCTGATGCGGACAGCGTACTCTTTGACTACATTCAGAAGCGTGTGAGCGCCCTGCACGAACAGAAATCGGAGCTTGATAAAAAAATGCAGACCATGTGCCGTAAGCGTAAGGCGATCGACACAAAGCCTTTGGAAGAACCTATGAAGCAGTGGGATAAGCTGACGGTGCAGGAGAAGCACGATGTAGCGGCAGCGATGATAGATGTCGTGCTTATATCCGATGAAACAGGTATTGAGGTGAAATTCAGCATTTGA